From the genome of Labrus bergylta chromosome 12, fLabBer1.1, whole genome shotgun sequence, one region includes:
- the lrif1 gene encoding ligand-dependent nuclear receptor-interacting factor 1, with the protein MFPAAKEQEAVSSLSRIKYQRPPAGGAEGHNIMKRIPVQLLREKFSPTQISKPKITVILSNKPVAPKRTPPDPSLTQFVRTQLGSVLSHKADLNPRNLRDKHPPQEQPLCLKTKVPPISIPATTCQRSETHPGHLPVTGKLREESVQVSSKNQVQVDSASELPPPINKHISPPSANPSSGFNVVYFSPVKLVNQVVSPPSASAPPSFKLLHNTSNKSPCGPPPARSKAGLKLISRVPQRPNSPIRWKIEEEENSTPPVPPSSSVASEILRAVAERERACKQPEVIQKFVSPSSRGGRGEEDALVLCNGKVFKKQSNTFKNIKSESSTTAAKVYVFNKTKVSSSPQKSPPTAAPPRKLLYQFIIPRKSHEVIDLCDECDQDDKSQRAASQLTYPDEDNVLFKLYSPPKSEPEDLSQKTQTPKSPVKDAERASTGGDGGGEREKIANPSRVCGAVGANTDEGSGAKSQPSTSIQRVECTDDTLTSDSGSSWSTEMESWNEESSVDLASRQMSDRLLRRMFGVAADVKICLQRIDDASAGCFPVELHHGELHREPASKMSEELLSLDPSSPLGSDGYSGSLSVKSEEEVSADCHTHRKPLQCSHFNPATGPLSAVSDPQTDTPISYMEPIEDESFLHTNGPHKADTATGTCSDKRRIGRTRKRTTCPCCVPGTQSQAVNLNVKRALTAERARGKAGTKTARKRSTTSVPIGCQNAKKKCSDFPAGHGSCSASADSDELRCNEEIRQLRALLKEKEAALELMRKASADMKHH; encoded by the exons ATGTTTCCAGCAGCTAAAGAGCAGGAGGCTGTTAGCAG tctgtCCAGAATCAAGTACCAGCGCCCGCCTGCAGGGGGAGCAGAAGGACACAACATCATGAAACGGATTCCTGTGCAGCTGCTCAGAGAGAAGTTTTCCCCGACTCAAATCAGCAAACCCAAAATCACTGTGATATTAAGCAACAAACCTGTTGCACCAAAAAGAACACCTCCGGACCCCTCTCTTACACAGTTTGTCAGGACGCAGCTCGGGAGTGTTTTATCTCATAAAGCAGATTTGAATCCTCGTAACTTAAGAGACAAACATCCACCACAGGAACAGCCTCTGTGTTTAAAGACTAAAGTCCCTCCGATTTCAATACCTGCTACTACATGTCAAAGGTCAGAAACACATCCAGGTCATCTCCCCGTCACGGGGAAGCTGAGGGAAGAGAGTGTTCAGGTCTCTTCTAAAAATCAAGTCCAAGTGGACTCAGCGTCTGAGCTCCCTCCGCCCATCAACAAGCACATTTCCCCTCCATCAGCCAACCCCTCCTCTGGCTTTAATGTGGTTTATTTTTCACCCGTCAAGCTTGTGAATCAAGTCGTTTCTCCACCGAGCGCTTCTGCCCCGCCCTCGTTTAAACTGCTCCACAACACATCCAATAAGAGTCCATGTGGACCCCCGCCCGCAAGATCTAAGGCGGGTTTAAAGTTGATTTCACGGGTTCCACAAAGGCCCAACAGCCCCATCAGATGGAAGattgaagaagaggagaactCGACCCCTCCAGTTCCTCCCTCGTCTTCAGTCGCTTCGGAGATTCTCCGGGCTgtggcggagagagagagggcgtgCAAGCAGCCGGAAGTCATTCAAAAGTTTGTTTCTCCCTCGAGTCGGGGAGGACGAGGAGAAGAAGACGCCCTGGTCCTGTGCAACGGGAAAGTCTTCAAAAAGCAAagcaatacatttaaaaacataaagagtGAGTCGTCTACAACAGCAGCAAAAGTCTACgttttcaacaaaacaaaagtgtctTCTTCTCCTCAAAAATCCCCGCCGACAGCTGCACCTCCCAGAAAGCTGCTCTACCAATTCATCATCCCGCGTAAGTCGCATGAAGTCATCGACCTTTGTGACGAGTGCGATCAGGATGACAAGAGTCAGCGAGCGGCATCACAGCTGACCTATCCCGATGAAGACAACGTCCTCTTTAAGTTGTACTCGCCACCCAAATCTGAGCCTGAAGATTTGTCTCAGAAGACACAAACTCCAAAGTCTCCTGTGAAGGACGCAGAGCGGGCGAGCACGGGAGGCgacggaggaggagagagagaaaagatcGCAAATCCTTCACGTGTTTGCGGCGCAGTCGGGGCAAATACTGATGAAGGCTCGGGCGCCAAAAGTCAGCCGAGCACCTCCATCCAGCGGGTGGAGTGTACGGACGATACTTTGACCTCTGACAGCGGCAGCTCATGGTCCACAGAGATGGAGTCCTGGAACGAGGAG AGCTCAGTTGATCTCGCATCCCGTCAAATGTCCGACCGTCTGCTCAGACGGATGTTTGGGGTCGCGGCGGACGTGAAGATTTGTCTTCAGAGGATCGACGACGCCTCGGCTGGATGTTTTCCTGTAGAGCTTCACCACGGGGAGTTACACCGGGAACCAGCGAGCAAGATGAGTGAAGAACTTCTTTCTCTGGATCCTTCCAGTCCGCTGGGCAGCGACGGATACAGCGGGTCTCTGAGTGTGAAAAGTGAAGAGGAAGTGTCTGCAGACTGTCACACACATCGTAAACCTCTCCAATGTTCACATTTCAACCCGGCAACAGgacctctctctgctgtgagtGACCCTCAAACCGACACACCGATTAGCTACATGGAGCCCATAGAGGATGAGAGTTTCCTCCACACAAACGGCCCACACAAAGCAGACACCGCTACAGGCACGTGTTCAGACAAACGGAGGATCGGACGAACAAGAAAGCGCACGACTTGTCCGTGCTGCGTCCCCGGGACTCAAAGTCAGGCCGTGAATCTTAATGTCAAACGGGCACTGACGGCAGAGCGGGCGAGAGGAAAGGCTGgaacaaaaacagcaagaaAACGTTCAACAACGTCCGTACCGATCGGGTGTCAAAATGCAAAGAAGAAATGTTCAGATTTTCCAGCCGGTCACGGCTCGTGTTCGGCGTCGGCGGACTCTGACGAGCTGAGGTGTAACGAGGAGATCAGACAGCTCAGAGCGCTCCTGAAGGAGAAAGAAGCAGCGTTAGAGCTGATGAGGAAAGCTTCAGCTGACATGAAACATCACTaa
- the si:dkeyp-110g5.4 gene encoding uncharacterized protein si:dkeyp-110g5.4 isoform X1, producing the protein MDLLVRHEIYIPEDAEVKSIPLSSLPNSVLKQMGLSGSDPDGSRRLTDSAVGVWICPAVLRQKGLKRTSNQGNPQLESMSSKIAKEFRGSPGPFKVSFVSSNKAAHEALNEALHGDTLTPRPPALPPGLAPKTYQVAVIIYQGCVYLSIRERGRCKCPGETKDPQPASKAAILSPQPASKAAIPSAQLASKAAIPSASDASSNIQKKRPAPQASLKPLKKRLRITLTPRSKFPRNPVKTPNTTTTTTTTTEQKPLNGNTTDRNLINSKAAHSEHRKDVTHSRRGGSSPPTAPSVPQSTDGAHRPDNPEADEKQRAADTADRVQQETPSDSETQEPGSDRAQSSSQNNNTDVEIELGSQRLSWRESQGASAPLLLQECDFKELAQEEEIAIAKARLLQSEAALKNLNSSK; encoded by the exons ATGGATCTCCTTGTGAGACATGAAATCTACATCCCAGAAGATGCCGAGGTGAAAAGCATCCCTCTCAGTAGTTTACCAAACTCAGTGCTGAAGCAAATGGGCCTCTCTGGGTCCGACCCCGACGGCTCCAGGAGGCTCACGGACTCCGCTGTGGGTGTATGGATCTGTCCTGCAGTCCTCCGACAAAAAGGCCTGAAGCGAACCTCCAACCAAGGGAACCCTCAGTTAGAAAGTATGTCCTCGAAGATAGCCAAAGAGTTTCGGGGCTCGCCAGGACCGTTCAAAGTGTCTTTTGTCTCCTCCAACAAAGCGGCTCACGAGGCGTTGAACGAAGCCTTACATGGAGACACGTtaaccccccgcccccccgccTTGCCTCCAGGCTTAGCGCCAAAGACCTACCAAGTGGCCGTCATCATCTATCAGGGGTGCGTTTACCTGTCCATCAGGGAGCGCGGTCGATGCAAGTGTCCAGGAGAGACAAAAGATCCACAGCCGGCTTCCAAAGCGGCCATTCTTTCACCACAGCCGGCTTCCAAAGCAGCCATTCCTTCAGCACAGCTGGCTTCCAAAGCGGCCATTCCTTCAGCGTCAGACGCGTCCTCTAACATCCAGAAGAAG CGCCCCGCCCCCCAGGCTTCTCTTAAACCACTTAAGAAGAGACTGCGCATCACTTTGACCCCCAGGTCGAAATTCCCAAGGAATCCTGTCAAAACacccaacaccaccaccaccaccaccaccaccacagagCAG AAGCCGCTGAACGGCAACACAACTGACCGGAATCTCATCAACAGTAAAGCAgcacacagtgaacacagaaaggATGTGACACACAGCAGAAGGGGAGGTTCCTCACCCCCGACTGCACCTTCAGTCCCCCAGTCCACTGATGGAGCGCACAGACCAGACAACCCTGAAGCTGACGAGAAGCAGCGTGCAGCGGACACAGCAGACCGGGTTCAACAGGAGACCCCCTCTGACAGTGAGACCCAGGAGCCGGGCAGTGACCGAGCTCAGAGCTCCAGTCAGAACAATAACACGGATGTGGAAATAGAGCTGGGCAGTCAGAGGTTGAGCTGGAGAGAGTCTCAGGGTGCCTCcgctcctctgctgctgcaggagtgTGACTTTAAGGAGCTggctcaggaggaggagatcgCTATCGCTAAAGCGCGGCTCCTACAGAGTGAAGCCGCTCTGAAAAACCTGAACTCGtcaaagtga
- the si:dkeyp-110g5.4 gene encoding uncharacterized protein si:dkeyp-110g5.4 isoform X2, whose product MDLLVRHEIYIPEDAEVKSIPLSSLPNSVLKQMGLSGSDPDGSRRLTDSAVGVWICPAVLRQKGLKRTSNQGNPQLESMSSKIAKEFRGSPGPFKVSFVSSNKAAHEALNEALHGDTLTPRPPALPPGLAPKTYQVAVIIYQGCVYLSIRERGRCKCPGETKDPQPASKAAILSPQPASKAAIPSAQLASKAAIPSASDASSNIQKKRPAPQASLKPLKKRLRITLTPRSKFPRNPVKTPNTTTTTTTTTEQPLNGNTTDRNLINSKAAHSEHRKDVTHSRRGGSSPPTAPSVPQSTDGAHRPDNPEADEKQRAADTADRVQQETPSDSETQEPGSDRAQSSSQNNNTDVEIELGSQRLSWRESQGASAPLLLQECDFKELAQEEEIAIAKARLLQSEAALKNLNSSK is encoded by the exons ATGGATCTCCTTGTGAGACATGAAATCTACATCCCAGAAGATGCCGAGGTGAAAAGCATCCCTCTCAGTAGTTTACCAAACTCAGTGCTGAAGCAAATGGGCCTCTCTGGGTCCGACCCCGACGGCTCCAGGAGGCTCACGGACTCCGCTGTGGGTGTATGGATCTGTCCTGCAGTCCTCCGACAAAAAGGCCTGAAGCGAACCTCCAACCAAGGGAACCCTCAGTTAGAAAGTATGTCCTCGAAGATAGCCAAAGAGTTTCGGGGCTCGCCAGGACCGTTCAAAGTGTCTTTTGTCTCCTCCAACAAAGCGGCTCACGAGGCGTTGAACGAAGCCTTACATGGAGACACGTtaaccccccgcccccccgccTTGCCTCCAGGCTTAGCGCCAAAGACCTACCAAGTGGCCGTCATCATCTATCAGGGGTGCGTTTACCTGTCCATCAGGGAGCGCGGTCGATGCAAGTGTCCAGGAGAGACAAAAGATCCACAGCCGGCTTCCAAAGCGGCCATTCTTTCACCACAGCCGGCTTCCAAAGCAGCCATTCCTTCAGCACAGCTGGCTTCCAAAGCGGCCATTCCTTCAGCGTCAGACGCGTCCTCTAACATCCAGAAGAAG CGCCCCGCCCCCCAGGCTTCTCTTAAACCACTTAAGAAGAGACTGCGCATCACTTTGACCCCCAGGTCGAAATTCCCAAGGAATCCTGTCAAAACacccaacaccaccaccaccaccaccaccaccacagagCAG CCGCTGAACGGCAACACAACTGACCGGAATCTCATCAACAGTAAAGCAgcacacagtgaacacagaaaggATGTGACACACAGCAGAAGGGGAGGTTCCTCACCCCCGACTGCACCTTCAGTCCCCCAGTCCACTGATGGAGCGCACAGACCAGACAACCCTGAAGCTGACGAGAAGCAGCGTGCAGCGGACACAGCAGACCGGGTTCAACAGGAGACCCCCTCTGACAGTGAGACCCAGGAGCCGGGCAGTGACCGAGCTCAGAGCTCCAGTCAGAACAATAACACGGATGTGGAAATAGAGCTGGGCAGTCAGAGGTTGAGCTGGAGAGAGTCTCAGGGTGCCTCcgctcctctgctgctgcaggagtgTGACTTTAAGGAGCTggctcaggaggaggagatcgCTATCGCTAAAGCGCGGCTCCTACAGAGTGAAGCCGCTCTGAAAAACCTGAACTCGtcaaagtga
- the igf3 gene encoding insulin-like growth factor 3 isoform X2, with the protein MHSSSARPQTLKVWCVRVCMFYSTICLSGWPLSSEAARLRCGTDLLSDLIFVCGDRGIYLGKGTWSGYGARPRGKGIADKCCGPSGCELQHLELYCAKPKSPPHTTAYPSTTTTTTTTTTTAAPQTTTEPDTAQQLFQTLYQKRLVEHLGAPNSPKRDAYRKKTKTSSRGKSKASSSRRRTSTTSVSSSPSRSPLERPTRSGS; encoded by the exons ATGCACTCCTCATCAGCCCGACCACAAACTCTGAAG gTGTGGTGTGTCCGGGTGTGCATGTTCTACTCCACCATATGTCTGTCCGGCTGGCCGCTCTCCTCAGAGGCCGCCAGACTCCGCTGTGGAACCGACCTCCTCAGTGACCTCATATTCGTGTGCGGCGATCGGGGAATCTATTTGG GCAAGGGGACGTGGTCCGGTTACGGCGCTCGGCCCCGGGGAAAGGGGATCGCCGACAAGTGCTGTGGACCTTCAGGCTGTGAACTTCAGCACCTGGAGTTGTACTGCGCCAAACCAAAGAGCCCACCGCACACCACAGCGTATCcatccacaacaacaacaacaacaacgacaacaacgACAGCAGCTCCTCAAACAACCACAGAGCCGGACACG GCACAGCAGCTGTTCCAAACGCTTTATCAGAAGAGACTTGTGGAGCACCTCGGGGCTCCCAACAGCCCCAAAAGAGACGCgtacagaaagaaaacaaagacttcTTCCAGAGGGAAAAGCAAAGCTTCATCGTCACGCAGGAGGACGAGCACGACCAGCGTGTCTTCTTCACCCTCCAGGAGTCCTCTTGAAAGACCGACCAGATCTGGATCCTGA
- the igf3 gene encoding insulin-like growth factor 3 isoform X1 yields MLSSDRQNCCCCCCCFLTESLLLLLLQVWCVRVCMFYSTICLSGWPLSSEAARLRCGTDLLSDLIFVCGDRGIYLGKGTWSGYGARPRGKGIADKCCGPSGCELQHLELYCAKPKSPPHTTAYPSTTTTTTTTTTTAAPQTTTEPDTAQQLFQTLYQKRLVEHLGAPNSPKRDAYRKKTKTSSRGKSKASSSRRRTSTTSVSSSPSRSPLERPTRSGS; encoded by the exons ATGTTGAGCTCTGACAGGCagaactgttgttgttgttgttgttgtttcctcacagagtctcttcttcttctccttctccaggTGTGGTGTGTCCGGGTGTGCATGTTCTACTCCACCATATGTCTGTCCGGCTGGCCGCTCTCCTCAGAGGCCGCCAGACTCCGCTGTGGAACCGACCTCCTCAGTGACCTCATATTCGTGTGCGGCGATCGGGGAATCTATTTGG GCAAGGGGACGTGGTCCGGTTACGGCGCTCGGCCCCGGGGAAAGGGGATCGCCGACAAGTGCTGTGGACCTTCAGGCTGTGAACTTCAGCACCTGGAGTTGTACTGCGCCAAACCAAAGAGCCCACCGCACACCACAGCGTATCcatccacaacaacaacaacaacaacgacaacaacgACAGCAGCTCCTCAAACAACCACAGAGCCGGACACG GCACAGCAGCTGTTCCAAACGCTTTATCAGAAGAGACTTGTGGAGCACCTCGGGGCTCCCAACAGCCCCAAAAGAGACGCgtacagaaagaaaacaaagacttcTTCCAGAGGGAAAAGCAAAGCTTCATCGTCACGCAGGAGGACGAGCACGACCAGCGTGTCTTCTTCACCCTCCAGGAGTCCTCTTGAAAGACCGACCAGATCTGGATCCTGA